Proteins from a single region of Corynebacterium pseudogenitalium:
- a CDS encoding UDP-N-acetylmuramoyl-L-alanyl-D-glutamate--2,6-diaminopimelate ligase, with product MTQTTPNSPTLEALAALSGGTLHNAPDQPLHIEEIALDSSKIAPGGLFAALPGTRVHGATFAKQCPAGAIFTDNAGAKILEGQGETRPVLVVEDVREVLGDVSAEVYGHPSEHMTLLGVTGTSGKTTVTYMLEKGLEAAGAKVGLIGTTGTKILGEYVPTSLTTPEAPTLQALFRRMLQAGVTHVVMEVSSHALMLGRVSGTSFDVAGFTNLSQDHLDFHKTMEEYFEAKALFFDPTSRSAAKRAVVCVDDEWGERMADRAQHPVRVGTHGQVGVDVSAKQLSADKTGAQEISLSTPTSTHTLTLQMPGAFNVANAALATAMAYTADVDVDAFMKGLSKAQVPGRMERIDCGQPFVAVVDYAHKPAAIAAVLDTLRKQVAGRVGIAVGAGGDRDASKRVIMGRESAQRADFVVVTDDNPRTEDPASIRAEVLRGALELADAPHHPEVREIGDRAAAIDALVQWAQPGDAVIVVGKGHEVGQIVGTTTHHFDDREEMRRALETFAR from the coding sequence ATGACGCAGACAACACCGAACTCGCCTACCCTGGAGGCGCTCGCAGCGCTGTCTGGTGGGACGCTCCACAACGCCCCAGATCAGCCGCTGCACATTGAAGAGATTGCACTCGATTCGTCGAAGATTGCCCCAGGCGGACTGTTCGCAGCTTTGCCCGGCACCCGCGTGCATGGTGCAACGTTTGCAAAGCAGTGCCCAGCGGGCGCCATCTTTACTGACAATGCAGGCGCGAAGATCCTCGAGGGCCAAGGGGAAACGCGGCCGGTGCTGGTCGTCGAAGACGTTCGCGAAGTTCTCGGCGATGTGTCAGCCGAGGTGTATGGTCACCCATCCGAGCACATGACGCTGCTCGGGGTTACCGGCACGTCTGGCAAGACTACCGTGACGTACATGCTGGAGAAGGGGCTTGAGGCAGCAGGAGCGAAGGTAGGTCTGATTGGCACCACCGGCACGAAGATTCTCGGCGAGTACGTTCCAACGTCCCTGACTACCCCGGAAGCCCCGACGCTGCAGGCTCTGTTCCGCCGCATGCTGCAGGCTGGAGTGACGCACGTAGTGATGGAGGTTTCTTCCCACGCGCTCATGCTTGGCAGGGTGAGTGGCACGTCTTTCGATGTCGCTGGGTTTACAAACCTGAGCCAGGATCACCTGGACTTCCATAAAACAATGGAGGAGTACTTTGAGGCGAAGGCGCTCTTCTTTGACCCGACGTCGCGCAGTGCCGCGAAACGCGCGGTAGTTTGCGTCGATGACGAGTGGGGCGAGCGCATGGCTGACCGGGCACAGCACCCGGTTCGCGTTGGCACCCACGGCCAGGTTGGGGTCGACGTGAGCGCGAAGCAGCTGTCCGCAGACAAGACTGGCGCGCAAGAGATTTCCTTATCGACGCCCACTTCGACTCACACGTTGACGCTGCAAATGCCGGGCGCGTTCAACGTGGCTAACGCTGCCTTGGCAACCGCTATGGCGTACACCGCCGACGTTGATGTAGATGCATTCATGAAGGGCCTATCAAAAGCGCAGGTCCCTGGACGTATGGAACGCATCGACTGCGGGCAACCGTTTGTTGCAGTCGTGGACTACGCGCATAAGCCTGCGGCCATCGCAGCCGTGCTGGATACGCTCCGAAAGCAAGTGGCTGGGCGCGTCGGCATTGCTGTTGGCGCCGGCGGGGACAGGGATGCGTCGAAACGCGTCATCATGGGCCGCGAATCTGCGCAGCGTGCTGACTTTGTGGTGGTGACTGATGATAACCCGCGTACAGAGGACCCAGCATCGATCCGCGCGGAGGTGCTGCGTGGTGCATTGGAACTCGCGGATGCTCCCCACCACCCGGAGGTGCGTGAAATCGGCGACCGCGCTGCGGCGATTGACGCTCTGGTGCAGTGGGCACAGCCGGGAGATGCGGTCATTGTCGTTGGCAAGGGGCATGAAGTCGGCCAGATTGTTGGCACTACGACGCACCACTTCGATGATCGGGAAGAGATGCGTCGCGCCCTAGAAACTTTCGCGAGGTAA